In Leptodactylus fuscus isolate aLepFus1 chromosome 2, aLepFus1.hap2, whole genome shotgun sequence, one genomic interval encodes:
- the LOC142194994 gene encoding zinc finger protein 706-like, whose protein sequence is MARGQQKIQSQQKNAKKQAEKKKHGSDQKAAAKAALVFTCPVCRTQMPDPKTFKQHFESKHPKCPMPPELADVQA, encoded by the exons ATGGCTCGTGGGCAGCAAAAGATCCAGTCTCAACAGAAGAATGCCAAGAagcaggcagagaagaagaaacaTGGAAGTGACCAGAAAGCTGCAGCTAAAGCAGCCCTAGTCTTCACGTGTCCTGTGTGCCGG acaCAGATGCCAGACCCCAAAACTTTCAAGCAACATTTTGAAAGCAAACACCCTAAATGTCCAATGCCTCCAGAACTAGCAGATGTGCAGGCATAA